The following proteins are co-located in the Microbacterium immunditiarum genome:
- a CDS encoding MFS transporter, which yields MTITPATSSPPQSGPELADPGAPAPEASAVRLTRRPGRWIDGWDAENPTFWAAEGRSIARRNLGWSIFAEFLGFIVWQLWSIVVVMLPDAGFTFSSSEAFWLISLPSLVGATLRFPYTFMVARFGGRNWTIVSAALLLVPTTLLGIVVTNSSTPFGVMLLIAALAGVGGGNFASSMANITYFFPQREKGWALGLNAAGGNIGTSVAQLLVPIAVTFGAAATLNLALAGWMWIPLILLATWGAWRYMDNLSSAKADFAASAAALREPHLWLLSLLYIGTFGSFIGFASVFPKLIADQFPEFSTFQVGQASLQLAFIGALVGSLARPYGGRLSDRFGGARVTVAAFAVMAIGALALIGLLPLGSFWLFLACFVVIFAATGVGNGSTYRMIPMVFAARGRVRGADATPAVASQRQAAAALGLISAIGAYGGFLVPQLLNASQSATGGYTAAFWAFAAVYAVLLAITLFVYAIPRKSLAHERI from the coding sequence ATGACCATCACCCCCGCAACGTCCTCACCCCCGCAGTCCGGCCCCGAGCTCGCCGATCCCGGTGCGCCCGCGCCCGAAGCATCCGCCGTACGGCTCACGCGACGGCCGGGTCGCTGGATCGACGGCTGGGACGCCGAGAACCCGACCTTCTGGGCCGCCGAGGGCCGCTCGATCGCGAGGCGCAACCTCGGCTGGTCGATCTTCGCCGAGTTTCTCGGCTTCATCGTGTGGCAGCTGTGGAGCATCGTCGTCGTGATGCTGCCCGATGCCGGGTTCACCTTCTCGAGCTCCGAGGCGTTCTGGCTCATCTCGCTGCCGAGCCTTGTCGGCGCGACACTTCGGTTCCCGTACACGTTCATGGTCGCGCGCTTCGGCGGTCGGAACTGGACGATCGTCTCGGCCGCGCTCCTGCTCGTGCCGACCACGCTCCTCGGCATCGTCGTGACGAACTCCTCGACCCCGTTCGGCGTCATGCTCCTCATCGCGGCGCTCGCCGGCGTCGGCGGCGGCAACTTCGCGAGCTCGATGGCGAACATCACGTACTTCTTCCCGCAGCGCGAGAAGGGATGGGCGCTCGGGCTCAACGCCGCCGGCGGCAACATCGGCACCTCGGTCGCGCAGCTGCTCGTGCCGATCGCGGTCACGTTCGGCGCCGCGGCGACCCTCAACCTCGCACTCGCCGGCTGGATGTGGATCCCGCTCATCCTGCTCGCGACGTGGGGCGCGTGGCGATACATGGACAACCTGTCGTCGGCGAAGGCGGACTTCGCGGCATCCGCCGCGGCACTTCGCGAGCCGCACCTGTGGCTGCTCTCCTTGCTCTACATCGGCACGTTCGGGTCGTTCATCGGCTTCGCGAGCGTGTTCCCGAAGCTCATCGCCGACCAGTTCCCCGAGTTCTCGACGTTCCAGGTGGGCCAGGCGTCGCTGCAGCTCGCCTTCATCGGCGCTCTCGTCGGATCGCTCGCGCGCCCGTATGGCGGCAGGCTCTCCGACCGCTTCGGCGGCGCCCGCGTCACCGTGGCTGCGTTCGCGGTCATGGCGATCGGCGCCCTCGCGCTCATCGGGCTGCTGCCGCTGGGCAGCTTCTGGCTGTTCCTCGCGTGCTTCGTCGTGATCTTCGCGGCGACGGGCGTCGGCAACGGATCGACGTACCGCATGATCCCGATGGTGTTCGCGGCCCGCGGGCGGGTGAGGGGCGCGGATGCCACGCCCGCCGTCGCCTCGCAGCGCCAGGCCGCCGCCGCGCTGGGCCTCATCTCGGCGATCGGCGCGTACGGCGGATTCCTCGTGCCGCAGCTGCTCAACGCGTCGCAGTCCGCGACCGGAGGCTACACCGCGGCGTTCTGGGCGTTCGCGGCAGTGTACGCGGTGCTGCTCGCGATCACGCTCTTCGTCTACGCCATCCCGCGGAAGTCGCTCGCGCACGAGCGGATCTGA
- a CDS encoding sirohydrochlorin chelatase yields the protein MIRPVLIACSHGTSSPDGRTAIGSLVDEVRVLLPGVDVREAFVDVQEPSIDEVVAALPPGRSAVIVPLLLSTGFHTGVDIARAARLRDGVVAAPPLGPHDLLALVLESRLGELGLRSDDAIVLAAAGSSDPRAADDVGAVAQLLSRCLSRPVGVGFAAGCDPRIDAAVSAARAAGASRVVAASYVLAPGYFADVIRTSGADAATSPLGPDPRIAAIVAERYRAAAAPVAGAA from the coding sequence ATGATCCGCCCCGTCCTCATCGCGTGCTCCCACGGCACGAGCTCGCCCGACGGCCGGACCGCCATCGGCTCGCTCGTCGACGAGGTGCGCGTGCTGCTGCCCGGCGTCGACGTGCGCGAGGCGTTCGTCGACGTGCAGGAGCCCTCCATCGACGAGGTCGTCGCGGCGCTCCCGCCCGGCCGGTCGGCGGTCATCGTCCCGCTGCTGCTGTCGACCGGGTTCCACACGGGCGTCGACATCGCGCGTGCGGCGAGGCTGCGCGACGGCGTCGTGGCGGCTCCGCCGCTCGGACCGCACGACCTCCTGGCGCTCGTGCTGGAGTCGCGGCTGGGTGAGCTCGGCCTCCGCTCCGACGACGCGATCGTGCTCGCGGCGGCGGGCTCGAGCGACCCGCGCGCCGCCGACGACGTGGGCGCCGTCGCGCAGCTCCTCTCGCGCTGCCTGTCGCGTCCCGTGGGCGTCGGCTTCGCGGCGGGGTGCGACCCGCGCATCGACGCCGCCGTCTCCGCGGCGCGCGCGGCGGGAGCGTCGCGGGTCGTCGCCGCGAGCTACGTCCTCGCGCCGGGGTACTTCGCCGACGTCATCCGCACGTCGGGGGCGGATGCCGCGACGAGCCCCCTCGGCCCGGATCCGCGCATCGCCGCGATCGTCGCCGAGCGCTATCGGGCGGCCGCGGCCCCCGTCGCCGGCGCCGCCTGA
- a CDS encoding uroporphyrinogen-III synthase: MSEPPRPLLSAALAGCVIVIAVDRRSSELSAALERHGAQVQHAPALTIVPHIDDDALVARTRELIENPPDIVVATTGVGFRGWIEAADEAGLSDPLHDALAVARFVARGPKARGAIQQAGFTADWVAETETAAELGEFLVAEGVVGRRIAVQHHGSGADGLDELFTSHGADVVSLTVYRWGAPPDAAAVTRSVIAAASGEVDAVLFTSAPGAAEWLAAAAREGVVADIARRARARRLLVAAVGPVTAGPLRAADIEVLVADRGRLGALVRGVVTYYASGRAAAVETAAGRLELRSSGAVLDGEFRPLSRTSVELLGALFDARGRVVSRGSLLDVLPRSADSAHAVEMAIARLREAVGAPELIRTVVKRGYRLDVQEDE, encoded by the coding sequence GTGAGCGAACCCCCGCGTCCCCTGCTGTCGGCGGCGCTCGCCGGGTGCGTCATCGTCATCGCCGTCGATCGCCGGTCGAGCGAGCTCTCCGCCGCGCTCGAGCGCCACGGCGCGCAGGTCCAGCATGCGCCCGCTCTCACGATCGTGCCGCACATCGACGACGACGCGCTCGTCGCGCGAACGCGCGAGCTCATCGAGAATCCGCCCGACATCGTCGTCGCGACGACCGGGGTCGGGTTCCGCGGCTGGATCGAGGCCGCCGACGAAGCGGGGCTCAGCGATCCGCTGCACGATGCCCTCGCGGTCGCGCGGTTCGTCGCGCGCGGCCCCAAGGCGCGCGGTGCGATCCAGCAGGCGGGCTTCACCGCCGACTGGGTCGCCGAGACCGAGACGGCGGCCGAGCTCGGCGAGTTCCTCGTCGCCGAGGGCGTCGTCGGCCGGCGGATCGCGGTGCAGCACCACGGCTCCGGCGCCGACGGCCTCGACGAGCTCTTCACGAGCCACGGCGCGGACGTCGTGAGCCTCACCGTGTACCGATGGGGCGCACCGCCGGATGCCGCCGCCGTGACCCGCTCGGTGATCGCCGCCGCCTCGGGCGAGGTCGACGCCGTCCTCTTCACCTCCGCGCCGGGCGCGGCGGAGTGGCTCGCCGCCGCGGCACGCGAAGGCGTCGTCGCCGACATCGCTCGTCGCGCACGCGCGCGGCGGCTGCTCGTCGCCGCCGTGGGACCCGTGACGGCCGGACCACTGCGTGCCGCCGACATCGAGGTGCTCGTCGCCGATCGAGGCCGCCTCGGCGCGCTCGTGCGGGGCGTCGTGACCTACTACGCGTCCGGACGCGCCGCCGCGGTCGAGACCGCGGCCGGTCGCCTCGAGCTGCGCAGCAGCGGAGCAGTGCTCGACGGCGAATTCCGGCCGCTGTCGCGCACGAGCGTCGAGCTCCTCGGCGCTCTCTTCGACGCGCGCGGCCGCGTCGTCTCACGCGGATCGCTCCTGGACGTCCTGCCGCGATCGGCCGACAGCGCGCACGCGGTCGAGATGGCGATCGCACGCCTGCGCGAAGCGGTCGGCGCACCCGAGCTCATCCGCACGGTGGTCAAGCGCGGCTACCGGCTCGACGTCCAGGAGGACGAATGA
- the cobA gene encoding uroporphyrinogen-III C-methyltransferase, whose protein sequence is MTTVIGVSLTGRDVLMVGGGSVTARRLPRFIEEGARVRVVAPALDPAVAALVREHDVRWIARAVAASDLDDVWFVHTATGDPHTDEWVARACEERRTLCVNASDGAHGTARLAAEARSGDVLVGVVSDSGVDPSRAARLRDAVATLLREGRLPVRRRRATASGHVALVGGGPGPEDLMTVRGRRLLAEADVVVADRLGPASVLSDLDSDVQVIDVGKRPGHHPVPQERINELLVEHARAGRRVVRLKGGDPFVLGRGGEEVAACLAAGVAVEVVPGISSALAVPQAAGIPVTHRGTAGAVHVVNGQATVSPATLAALADPDATTVVLMGVAALPRLMRSALDAGVPEDRPVAIVESGHTARQRTTRTTLGRAVDDAHAVGVSNPAVIVVGDVARADLLLPAPAATREGAGP, encoded by the coding sequence ATGACCACCGTCATCGGGGTCTCGCTCACCGGACGCGACGTGCTCATGGTGGGCGGAGGCTCCGTGACCGCGCGTCGCCTGCCGCGGTTCATCGAGGAGGGGGCGCGCGTGCGCGTCGTAGCCCCCGCGCTCGACCCCGCAGTCGCGGCACTCGTGCGCGAGCACGACGTGCGGTGGATCGCACGCGCGGTCGCGGCATCCGACCTCGACGACGTGTGGTTCGTGCACACCGCCACCGGAGACCCGCACACCGACGAGTGGGTCGCCCGCGCGTGCGAGGAGCGCCGCACGCTGTGCGTCAACGCATCCGACGGCGCGCACGGCACCGCGCGGCTCGCGGCGGAGGCGCGCTCGGGAGACGTGCTCGTGGGCGTCGTGTCGGACTCCGGCGTGGATCCATCGCGGGCCGCGCGCCTGCGCGATGCGGTCGCGACGCTGCTGCGCGAAGGGCGACTCCCGGTGCGGCGCCGCCGCGCGACGGCGTCCGGCCACGTCGCGCTCGTGGGCGGCGGTCCGGGTCCCGAGGACCTCATGACGGTGCGCGGCCGCCGGCTGCTCGCCGAGGCGGACGTCGTCGTCGCGGACCGGCTCGGGCCGGCATCCGTCCTCTCCGACCTCGACTCCGACGTACAGGTCATCGACGTGGGCAAGCGGCCAGGCCACCACCCCGTGCCGCAGGAGCGCATCAACGAGCTGCTCGTCGAGCACGCGCGCGCGGGGCGGCGCGTCGTGCGACTCAAGGGCGGCGACCCGTTCGTGCTCGGACGCGGCGGCGAGGAGGTCGCCGCGTGCCTCGCGGCCGGCGTCGCCGTCGAGGTCGTCCCGGGCATCTCGAGCGCCCTCGCCGTGCCGCAGGCGGCGGGCATCCCCGTGACGCATCGCGGCACGGCGGGCGCGGTCCACGTCGTCAACGGGCAGGCGACCGTCTCGCCCGCGACGCTGGCGGCGCTCGCGGACCCGGATGCCACGACCGTCGTGCTCATGGGAGTCGCGGCGCTCCCGCGTCTCATGCGCTCCGCGCTCGACGCGGGCGTGCCGGAGGACCGGCCGGTCGCCATCGTCGAGAGCGGGCACACCGCGCGCCAGCGCACGACCCGCACGACACTCGGCCGGGCCGTGGACGACGCGCACGCGGTCGGCGTCTCGAACCCGGCGGTCATCGTCGTCGGCGACGTCGCCCGCGCCGACCTGCTGCTGCCCGCGCCAGCCGCCACGCGCGAAGGCGCAGGTCCGTGA
- the nirD gene encoding nitrite reductase small subunit NirD, whose product MTIVSTAEKRPTRTWEWVRVCAVADLEPERGRAALIDGVQLALFLLHGPDDGGPIFAVSNLDPYSGANVISRGIVGTRADAPTVASPMYKQVFDLRTGACLDTLGKDERSLETWPVAVRAGDVFVRWAARS is encoded by the coding sequence ATGACGATCGTCTCGACCGCCGAGAAGCGTCCGACCCGGACGTGGGAGTGGGTGCGCGTGTGCGCCGTCGCCGACCTCGAGCCCGAGCGCGGCCGCGCGGCGCTCATCGACGGCGTGCAGCTCGCCCTCTTCCTGCTCCACGGGCCGGACGACGGCGGTCCCATCTTCGCGGTGTCGAACCTCGATCCCTACAGCGGGGCGAACGTGATCTCGCGCGGCATCGTCGGGACGAGGGCGGATGCCCCGACCGTCGCCTCCCCCATGTACAAGCAGGTGTTCGACCTGCGCACCGGCGCGTGCCTCGACACGCTGGGCAAGGATGAGCGCTCGCTCGAGACGTGGCCCGTCGCCGTGCGCGCCGGCGACGTGTTCGTCCGATGGGCGGCGCGCTCATGA
- the nirB gene encoding nitrite reductase large subunit NirB, protein MDRTGSTRRVVVVGAGMVAHRFVESLTSRDDGDTVITVLGEEPRAPYDRVALTSFFDGASVDDLTLDRGVLEHVRVRVHTGVRAARIDRRERVVATDDGARHPFDSLVLATGSYAARLAVDGFELPGCFVYRTLDDVAALRAFVEARSRQLGRPLTGMVIGGGLLGLEAAGALQGLDVTPTVVQAADRLMSAQLDLAAGDALRRLIESRGIRVLTSSITTRLDPGPSGEVAGLEFSDGSYEHADVVVFTVGVRPRDELAREAGLDVDPRGGVVIDAGCRTSDPAIFAIGEVASFQGQCVGLVAPGYAMAEVAATRLLGGNATFPGYDLSTKLKLSGVDVASFGDAFATTPGALDVVYADPVAGVYKKLVLSDDAKTLLGGVLVGDASAYAALRPLVGGALGGDPATYLLPEGGVPAPAGELPDEAMVCSCNSVSAGAIRHAVHEEGCTDVAGVKACTRAGAACGSCVPLVKRIVVGELQKTGASVSNAMCEHFALSRAQLFDAIRVSGLTTFSAIVDRFGTGRGCDICKPAIASILSTLVHTHVLDGENATLQDTNDHVMANLQKDGSYSVVPRIPGGEITPEGLLAIGAVAKDFGLYTKITGGQRIDMFGARLEQLPEIWKRLVDAGFESGHAYGKSLRTVKSCVGSTWCRYGVQDSVGMAVQLELRYRGLRSPHKLKLGVSGCARECAEARGKDVGVIATEAGWNLYVGGNGGFTPRHAQLLAEGLDDDALLTAIDRFLMYYIRTADRLQRTAPWLEDLEGGLDALRAVIFDDSLGICADLDAAMAAHIDSYEDEWRATLEDPEKLRRFASFVNAPRTPDPSLAYTAERGQPRPATPEERADGRVLIAGTTLEVRA, encoded by the coding sequence ATGGACAGGACCGGATCGACCCGACGCGTCGTCGTCGTGGGCGCCGGCATGGTCGCGCACCGCTTCGTCGAGAGCCTCACGTCGCGAGACGACGGCGACACGGTCATCACCGTCCTCGGCGAGGAACCGCGCGCGCCGTACGACCGCGTCGCGCTCACGTCCTTCTTCGACGGCGCGTCAGTCGACGACCTGACGCTCGACCGGGGCGTGCTCGAACACGTCCGTGTCCGGGTGCACACGGGCGTGCGCGCCGCTCGGATCGATCGCCGTGAGCGTGTCGTCGCGACGGACGACGGGGCGCGGCATCCGTTCGACTCCCTCGTGTTGGCGACCGGCTCGTACGCGGCACGACTCGCGGTGGACGGGTTCGAGCTGCCCGGATGCTTCGTGTATCGCACGCTCGACGACGTCGCCGCGCTCCGCGCGTTCGTCGAGGCCCGTTCGCGGCAGCTGGGCCGTCCGCTGACCGGCATGGTCATCGGCGGCGGGCTCCTCGGACTCGAGGCGGCGGGCGCGCTGCAGGGACTCGACGTGACCCCGACCGTCGTTCAGGCCGCCGACCGGCTCATGTCGGCGCAGCTCGACCTCGCGGCGGGCGACGCGCTGCGGCGGCTGATCGAGTCGCGCGGCATCCGGGTGCTCACGTCCTCGATCACGACGCGGCTCGACCCCGGACCTTCGGGGGAGGTCGCGGGGCTCGAGTTCAGCGACGGAAGCTACGAGCACGCCGATGTCGTCGTCTTCACGGTGGGTGTGCGCCCGCGCGACGAGCTCGCGCGTGAGGCGGGTCTCGACGTGGACCCTCGCGGCGGCGTCGTCATCGACGCCGGGTGCCGCACGTCGGACCCCGCGATCTTCGCGATCGGCGAGGTCGCGTCGTTCCAGGGACAGTGCGTCGGCCTCGTCGCGCCCGGCTACGCGATGGCCGAAGTCGCCGCGACGCGCCTGCTCGGCGGGAACGCGACGTTCCCGGGGTACGACCTGTCGACCAAGCTCAAACTCTCGGGCGTCGACGTCGCGAGCTTCGGCGACGCGTTCGCGACGACGCCGGGTGCTCTCGATGTGGTCTACGCCGACCCCGTCGCGGGCGTCTACAAGAAGCTCGTGCTCTCCGACGACGCCAAGACGCTGCTGGGCGGCGTGCTCGTCGGGGACGCGTCCGCGTACGCGGCCCTGCGCCCGCTCGTGGGCGGTGCGCTCGGCGGCGACCCGGCGACGTACCTCCTGCCCGAAGGCGGGGTTCCTGCGCCCGCGGGCGAACTGCCCGACGAGGCGATGGTGTGCTCGTGCAACAGCGTGTCGGCGGGTGCCATCCGTCACGCGGTGCACGAGGAGGGCTGCACCGACGTCGCGGGCGTGAAAGCGTGCACGCGCGCGGGCGCCGCGTGCGGGTCGTGCGTTCCGCTCGTCAAGCGCATTGTGGTCGGCGAGCTGCAGAAGACCGGCGCTTCGGTGAGCAACGCGATGTGCGAGCACTTCGCGCTGTCGCGCGCGCAGCTGTTCGACGCGATCCGGGTATCGGGGCTCACGACGTTCAGCGCGATCGTGGATCGGTTCGGAACGGGCCGCGGATGCGACATCTGCAAGCCCGCGATCGCGAGCATCCTGTCGACGCTCGTGCACACGCACGTGCTCGACGGCGAGAACGCGACGCTGCAGGACACCAACGACCACGTCATGGCGAACCTGCAGAAGGACGGCTCGTACTCGGTCGTGCCCCGCATTCCGGGCGGCGAGATCACACCCGAGGGACTCCTCGCGATCGGTGCGGTCGCGAAGGACTTCGGCCTGTACACGAAGATCACGGGCGGCCAGCGCATCGACATGTTCGGTGCGCGGCTCGAGCAGCTCCCCGAGATCTGGAAGCGGCTCGTCGACGCGGGCTTCGAGTCCGGTCACGCGTACGGCAAGTCGCTGCGCACGGTGAAGTCGTGTGTCGGATCGACGTGGTGCCGCTACGGCGTGCAGGACTCCGTCGGAATGGCGGTGCAGCTCGAGCTGCGGTACCGGGGGCTGCGGTCGCCGCACAAGCTCAAGCTCGGCGTCTCGGGATGCGCGCGCGAGTGCGCCGAGGCTCGGGGCAAGGACGTCGGCGTCATCGCGACCGAGGCGGGCTGGAACCTCTACGTCGGCGGCAACGGCGGCTTCACGCCGCGCCACGCGCAGCTGCTCGCCGAGGGGCTCGACGACGACGCGCTGCTCACGGCGATCGACCGGTTCCTCATGTACTACATCCGCACGGCTGACCGCCTCCAGCGCACCGCGCCGTGGCTCGAGGACCTGGAAGGCGGCCTCGACGCGCTGCGCGCCGTGATCTTCGACGACAGCCTCGGCATCTGCGCGGACCTCGACGCCGCGATGGCCGCCCACATCGACTCGTACGAGGACGAGTGGAGGGCGACGCTCGAAGACCCCGAGAAGCTCCGGCGCTTCGCGTCCTTCGTCAACGCGCCGCGCACGCCGGACCCGTCGCTCGCCTACACCGCCGAACGCGGCCAGCCGCGACCGGCGACACCCGAGGAGCGCGCCGACGGTCGCGTGCTCATCGCCGGAACGACCCTGGAGGTGCGCGCATGA
- the trmD gene encoding tRNA (guanosine(37)-N1)-methyltransferase TrmD produces MRTPSRSAHRIDVVTIFPSFFDVLEVSLLGKARDRGLLDVRVHDLREWTHDRHRTVDDTPYGGGAGMVMKPEPWGEALDAIVADAAAPPVFVFPSPAGEMFTQATAREFAHEPHLVIGCGRYEGIDERVFEYAARLGRVRLVSLGDYVLNGGEVAAMAMIEAVGRLIPGVVGNPESLLEESHEGGLLEYPSYTKPASWRGYDVPEILLSGNHGAIAAWRREQQIARTRERRPDLLGE; encoded by the coding sequence GTGCGCACTCCGTCTCGCTCAGCACACCGCATCGATGTCGTCACGATCTTCCCGTCCTTCTTCGACGTGCTGGAGGTGTCGCTGCTGGGCAAGGCCCGCGACCGAGGGCTCCTCGACGTGCGCGTGCATGACCTGCGCGAATGGACGCACGACCGTCACCGCACCGTCGACGACACCCCGTACGGCGGCGGAGCGGGCATGGTCATGAAGCCGGAGCCCTGGGGCGAGGCGCTAGACGCGATCGTCGCCGATGCCGCCGCCCCGCCGGTCTTCGTCTTCCCGTCGCCCGCCGGTGAGATGTTCACGCAGGCCACGGCGCGCGAGTTCGCACACGAGCCGCACCTCGTCATCGGATGCGGACGATACGAGGGCATCGACGAGCGGGTGTTCGAGTACGCCGCGAGGCTCGGGCGCGTGCGGCTCGTGAGCCTCGGCGACTACGTGCTCAACGGCGGCGAGGTGGCCGCGATGGCGATGATCGAGGCGGTCGGCCGGCTCATCCCCGGTGTCGTCGGCAATCCCGAGAGCCTCCTCGAGGAGTCGCACGAAGGGGGCCTGCTCGAGTACCCCTCTTACACGAAGCCCGCGTCGTGGCGCGGCTACGACGTCCCCGAGATCCTCTTGAGCGGCAATCACGGCGCGATCGCGGCGTGGCGGCGCGAGCAGCAGATCGCGCGCACGCGCGAGCGCCGGCCAGACCTCCTCGGCGAGTGA